Proteins from a genomic interval of Callospermophilus lateralis isolate mCalLat2 chromosome 1, mCalLat2.hap1, whole genome shotgun sequence:
- the Oas1 gene encoding 2'-5'-oligoadenylate synthase 1: protein MELRSVWASDLDKYIEDHLLPDTRFRKEVKKAIHIICSFLKERCFQGASHRVRVSKVVKGGSSGKGTTLRGRSDADLVVFLENLTSFEDQLLRRGEFITEIKKQLEACPKEKFDVTFRIQSSRWSNPRVLSFVLSSSDLSEEVEFDVLPAFDALGHLTKGYRPSPQIYVKLIKECTSRQLEGEFSTCFTELQRAFLKQRPTKLKSLIRLVKHWFQLCKEKLGKPLPPQYALELLTVYAWERGSGEFEFKMAQGFQTVLGLVIDYQQLCIYWTKYYDFEDPIIRTYLNQQLRKPRPVILDPADPTGNVGGGNPKGWYRLAQEAEAWLKSRCFQKRDGSRVGVWDVPHTADLGTARPFFSGGYIRTAKDADLRCQSAYQADLLPQEDGNWTCTIL, encoded by the exons ATGGAGCTCAGAAGCGTCTGGGCCTCAGACCTAGATAAGTACATCGAAGACCATCTCCTGCCGGACACACGATTCCGCAAGGAAGTCAAAAAGGCCATCCACATCATCTGCAGTTTCTTAAAGGAAAGGTGTTTCCAAGGTGCTTCTCACCGCGTGCGGGTGTCTAAGGTGGTCAAG ggtGGCTCCTCGGGCAAAGGCACGACCCTCAGAGGCCGGTCTGATGCGGACCTGGTTGTCTTCCTTGAAAATCTCACCAGTTTTGAGGATCAGTTACTACGCCGGGGAGAGTTCatcacagaaattaagaaacaactGGAAGCATGTCCGAAAGAGAAGTTTGACGTGACATTTCGGATCCAGAGTTCACGATGGTCCAATCCCCGCGTGCTCAGCTTCGTGCTGAGTTCCTCTGACCTCAGTGAAGAGGTGGAGTTTGATGTGCTGCCCGCTTTTGATGCCCTGG GTCATTTAACCAAAGGCTACAGACCCAGCCCCCAGATCTATGTCAAGCTCATCAAGGAGTGCACCTCCCGGCAGCTAGAGGGCGAGTTCTCCACCTGCTTCACAGAGCTACAGCGAGCCTTCCTGAAGCAGCGTCCCACCAAGCTCAAGAGCCTCATCCGTCTGGTCAAGCACTGGTTCCAACTG TGTAAGGAGAAGCTCGGAAAGCCGCTGCCACCCCAGTATGCCCTGGAGTTGCTCACAGTCTACGCATGGGAGCGTGGGAGTGGAGAATTTGAGTTCAAAATGGCTCAGGGATTTCAGACCGTCTTGGGATTAGTCATAGACTACCAGCAGCTTTGCATCTACTGGACGAAATATTACGACTTTGAAGACCCCATTATCAGAACCTACTTaaaccagcagctcaggaaacccAG GCCTGTGATTCTGGACCCCGCAGACCCTACAGGAAATGTGGGAGGTGGAAATCCAAAGGGCTGGTATCGGCTGGCGCAGGAGGCCGAAGCCTGGCTGAAGTCACGGTGCTTTCAGAAACGGGATGGGTCCCGAGTGGGCGTCTGGGACGTGCCG CACACGGCGGACCTTGGGACTGCGAGGCCATTTTTCTCCGGGGGCTACATCAGGACAGCCAAAGACGCTGACCTCCGGTGCCAGAGCGCATACCAGGCAGACCTCCTTCCCCAGGAGGACGGGAACTGGACATGCACCATCCTGTGA
- the Oas3 gene encoding 2'-5'-oligoadenylate synthase 3 isoform X3 — protein sequence MDVYGTAAAALDRLVTRRLQPPPEFVGAARRALGALDAALRERGGRRGGAGPALRVLKTVKEGSFGRGTALRGGCDSELVIFFGCFESYEDQRGRRAEILQEMQGLLDTWCQDRIPGLRLQFPEQNMPGVLWFQLVSEDLENWMDVKLVPAFDALGTLSPGIKPKPEVYATLLNSGCQGGEHAACFAELRRNFVNTRPVKLKNLILLVKHWFRQVFQEEARSWPLPPVYALELLTIFAWERGCGKDAFSLAQGFRTVLGLIQQYQSLCVFWTVNYSLKDPTVGDFLRRQLERPRPVILDPADPTWDVGSGTAWHWDALAQEARTCCHHPCFWEAAGSPVQPWEGLGLPRAGCSDLDHCVLRDSDQGTPEDSRSLDDTVCHWAGDSRTVSPAPEPAAAASTAPSALGAASASALAQVSARELDRFIQDHLQPNPRLQEQAKRAIEVLQRCLHKNCAYRPSRVIKGGSFGRGTNLRGGCDVELILFLNCFTNFKDQERHRGEIIKEIRTQLASGWQDPVPGLRLTFPEQNTPGTLQVQLVSATPETWVNVSLLPAFDAVGQLGADTKPQPQVYTALFNSGGHDGEHAACFAELRRNFVNTRPAKLKNLILLVKHWYHHVAAQNQEQPGPSLPPTYALELLTIFAWEQGCKNHSFNMAQGLRTVLRLVQQYQDLCVYWTDNYGTEDPALRTHLLGQLRKPRPLILDPADPTWNVGQGSWELLAQNAAALETQACCMSGDKTPVPPWDVLPALLHQTPARDLDKFISRFLQPNRHFLAQVNKAVNTICSFLRENCFRNSPIKVLKVVKGGSSAKGTALRGRSDADIVVFLSCFTQFTEQGNKRAEIISEIRAQLEACQQEQQFEVKFEISKWENPRVLSFSLTSQTMLDHSVDFDVLPAFDALATTAPASSPPASRSCSATSSSPAPPSSKA from the exons ATGGACGTGTACGGCACCGCGGCTGCCGCGCTCGACCGGCTGGTGACCCGCCGCCTGCAGCCGCCGCCCGAGTTCGTGGGGGCTGCGCGGCGCGCGCTGGGCGCCCTGGACGCTGCCCTCAGGGAGCGCGGGGGCCGCCGAGGGGGCGCCGGGCCGGCGCTGCGGGTGCTGAAGACCGTCAAG GAAGGCTCCTTTGGCCGGGGCACAGCTCTCAGGGGTGGCTGCGACTCTGAACTTGTCATCTTCTTTGGCTGCTTCGAAAGCTATGAGGACCAGAGGGGCCGTCGTGCGGAGATCCTCCAGGAGATGCAGGGGCTGCTGGACACTTGGTGTCAAGACCGCATCCCGGGCCTGCGCCTCCAGTTTCCTGAGCAGAACATGCCCGGGGTCTTGTGGTTCCAGCTGGTATCGGAGGATCTTGAAAACTGGATGGATGTCAAACTGGTGCCTGCCTTTGACGCCCTGG GGACGCTGAGTCCTGGAATCAAACCCAAACCTGAGGTCTATGCAACCCTCCTCAACAGTGGCTGCCAGGGGGGTGAGCACGCGGCCTGCTTTGCTGAGCTGCGGAGGAACTTTGTGAACACTCGCCCGGTCAAACTCAAGAACCTGATCCTGCTTGTGAAGCACTGGTTCCGCCAG GTGTTCCAGGAGGAGGCCAGGAGCTGGCCGCTGCCCCCGGTCTACGCCCTGGAGCTGCTGACCATCTTCGCCTGGGAGCGGGGCTGTGGGAAGGACGCCTTCAGCCTGGCCCAAGGGTTCCGGACCGTCCTGGGCCTGATCCAGCAGTACCAGAGCCTGTGTGTTTTCTGGACCGTCAACTACAGCCTCAAGGACCCTACAGTCGGGGATTTCTTGCGGAGGCAGCTGGAGAGACCCAG GCCTGTGATACTGGACCCTGCTGACCCCACATGGGACGTGGGCAGTGGCACAGCCTGGCACTGGGATGCGCTGGCCCAGGAGGCCCGGACGTGCTGTCACCACCCGTGCTTTTGGGAGGCAGCTGGGAGCCCGGTGCAGCCCTGGGAGGGGCTG ggcctcccacgtgctGGATGCTCCGATTTGGACCACTGTGTCCTGCGAGACTCTGACCAGGGGACCCCTGAAGACAGCAGGAGCCTGGACGATACTGTGTGTCACTGGGCAGGGGACAGTCGGACCGTGAGTCCAGCCCCGGAGCCTGCCGCAGCCGCCAGCACCGCCCCATCGGCCCTGGGCGCAGCCTCGGCCTCTGCCCTGGCCCAGGTCTCTGCCAGGGAGCTGGACCGCTTCATCCAGGACCATCTGCAGCCCAACCCACGGCTCCAGGAGCAGGCCAAGAGGGCCATCGAGGTCCTCCAGCGCTGCCTCCACAAGAACTGTGCCTACAGGCCCTCCAGGGTCATCAAG GGTGGCTCCTTCGGCAGGGGCACAAACCTCCGGGGTGGCTGCGATGTTGAGCTCATCCTCTTCCTCAACTGCTTCACGAACTTCAAGGACCAGGAGCGCCACCGAGGGGAGATCATCAAGGAGATTCGGACACAGCTGGCATCGGGGTGGCAGGACCCAGTCCCTGGGCTGCGCCTGACGTTTCCTGAGCAGAACACACCTGGCACTCTGCAGGTCCAGCTGGTGTCTGCCACCCCAGAGACTTGGGTGAATGTCAGCCTGCTGCCTGCCTTTGATGCCGTGG GGCAGCTCGGAGCGGACACCAAACCTCAGCCCCAGGTGTACACGGCCCTGTTCAACAGCGGCGGCCACGACGGCGAGCACGCGGCCTGCTTCGCAGAGCTGCGCAGGAACTTCGTGAACACGCGACCCGCCAAGCTCAAGAACCTCATCCTACTGGTGAAACACTGGTACCATCAC GTGGCAGCTCAAAATCAAGAGCAGCCAGGCCCCTCTCTGCCCCCAACCTATGCCCTGGAGCTCCTGACCATCTTTGCCTGGGAGCAGGGCTGTAAGAACCACAGTTTCAACATGGCCCAAGGCCTGCGGACTGTTCTGAGGCTGGTCCAGCAGTACCAGGACCTTTGTGTCTACTGGACGGACAACTATGGCACTGAGGACCCAGCCCTGAGAACACACCTTCTTGGCCAGCTTCGGAAACCCAG GCCTCTAATCCTGGATCCTGCTGACCCCACCTGGAACGTGGGCCAAGGCAGCTGGGAGCTGTTGGCCCAGAATGCAGCGGCCCTCGAGACCCAGGCCTGCTGTATGAGTGGGGACAAAACCCCTGTGCCACCCTGGGATGTGCTG CCAGCTCTCCTCCACCAGACCCCAGCCAGGGACCTGGACAAGTTCATCAGCCGGTTTCTCCAGCCCAACCGCCACTTCCTGGCTCAGGTGAACAAAGCTGTCAACACCATCTGCTCGTTCCTGAGGGAAAACTGCTTCCGGAATTCTCCCATCAAAGTGCTCAAGGTGGTCAAG GGTGGCTCTTCAGCCAAAGGCACGGCTCTGCGAGGCCGCTCGGACGCCGACATCGTGGTGTTCCTCAGCTGCTTCACCCAGTTCACTGAGCAGGGGAATAAGCGGGCTGAGATCATCTCTGAGATCCGGGCCCAGCTGGAGGCCTGTCAGCAGGAGCAGCAGTTTGAAGTCAAGTTTGAAATCTCCAAGTGGGAGAACCCCCGGGTGCTGAGCTTCTCCTTGACATCCCAGACGATGCTGGACCACAGTGTGGACTTTGACGTGCTGCCAGCCTTTGATGCACTAG CTACCACTGCGCCGGCGAGTTCTCCACCTGCTTCACGGAGCTGCAGCGCGACTTCATCGTCTCCCGCCCCACCAAGCTCAAAAGCCTGA
- the Oas3 gene encoding 2'-5'-oligoadenylate synthase 3 isoform X1 — protein sequence MDVYGTAAAALDRLVTRRLQPPPEFVGAARRALGALDAALRERGGRRGGAGPALRVLKTVKEGSFGRGTALRGGCDSELVIFFGCFESYEDQRGRRAEILQEMQGLLDTWCQDRIPGLRLQFPEQNMPGVLWFQLVSEDLENWMDVKLVPAFDALGTLSPGIKPKPEVYATLLNSGCQGGEHAACFAELRRNFVNTRPVKLKNLILLVKHWFRQVFQEEARSWPLPPVYALELLTIFAWERGCGKDAFSLAQGFRTVLGLIQQYQSLCVFWTVNYSLKDPTVGDFLRRQLERPRPVILDPADPTWDVGSGTAWHWDALAQEARTCCHHPCFWEAAGSPVQPWEGLGLPRAGCSDLDHCVLRDSDQGTPEDSRSLDDTVCHWAGDSRTVSPAPEPAAAASTAPSALGAASASALAQVSARELDRFIQDHLQPNPRLQEQAKRAIEVLQRCLHKNCAYRPSRVIKGGSFGRGTNLRGGCDVELILFLNCFTNFKDQERHRGEIIKEIRTQLASGWQDPVPGLRLTFPEQNTPGTLQVQLVSATPETWVNVSLLPAFDAVGQLGADTKPQPQVYTALFNSGGHDGEHAACFAELRRNFVNTRPAKLKNLILLVKHWYHHVAAQNQEQPGPSLPPTYALELLTIFAWEQGCKNHSFNMAQGLRTVLRLVQQYQDLCVYWTDNYGTEDPALRTHLLGQLRKPRPLILDPADPTWNVGQGSWELLAQNAAALETQACCMSGDKTPVPPWDVLPALLHQTPARDLDKFISRFLQPNRHFLAQVNKAVNTICSFLRENCFRNSPIKVLKVVKGGSSAKGTALRGRSDADIVVFLSCFTQFTEQGNKRAEIISEIRAQLEACQQEQQFEVKFEISKWENPRVLSFSLTSQTMLDHSVDFDVLPAFDALGQLGAGSRPPSAQVYRDLIRSYHCAGEFSTCFTELQRDFIVSRPTKLKSLIRLVKYWYRQVQGHKMPKGKGSLPPQHGLELLTVYAWEQGGRDPQFGMAEGFRTVLELITQYRQLCVYWTVNYSAEDETIGDFLRQQLQKPRPIILDPADPTGNLGHSARWDLLAKEAEDCMSALCCTDRDGTAIRPWPVRAAV from the exons ATGGACGTGTACGGCACCGCGGCTGCCGCGCTCGACCGGCTGGTGACCCGCCGCCTGCAGCCGCCGCCCGAGTTCGTGGGGGCTGCGCGGCGCGCGCTGGGCGCCCTGGACGCTGCCCTCAGGGAGCGCGGGGGCCGCCGAGGGGGCGCCGGGCCGGCGCTGCGGGTGCTGAAGACCGTCAAG GAAGGCTCCTTTGGCCGGGGCACAGCTCTCAGGGGTGGCTGCGACTCTGAACTTGTCATCTTCTTTGGCTGCTTCGAAAGCTATGAGGACCAGAGGGGCCGTCGTGCGGAGATCCTCCAGGAGATGCAGGGGCTGCTGGACACTTGGTGTCAAGACCGCATCCCGGGCCTGCGCCTCCAGTTTCCTGAGCAGAACATGCCCGGGGTCTTGTGGTTCCAGCTGGTATCGGAGGATCTTGAAAACTGGATGGATGTCAAACTGGTGCCTGCCTTTGACGCCCTGG GGACGCTGAGTCCTGGAATCAAACCCAAACCTGAGGTCTATGCAACCCTCCTCAACAGTGGCTGCCAGGGGGGTGAGCACGCGGCCTGCTTTGCTGAGCTGCGGAGGAACTTTGTGAACACTCGCCCGGTCAAACTCAAGAACCTGATCCTGCTTGTGAAGCACTGGTTCCGCCAG GTGTTCCAGGAGGAGGCCAGGAGCTGGCCGCTGCCCCCGGTCTACGCCCTGGAGCTGCTGACCATCTTCGCCTGGGAGCGGGGCTGTGGGAAGGACGCCTTCAGCCTGGCCCAAGGGTTCCGGACCGTCCTGGGCCTGATCCAGCAGTACCAGAGCCTGTGTGTTTTCTGGACCGTCAACTACAGCCTCAAGGACCCTACAGTCGGGGATTTCTTGCGGAGGCAGCTGGAGAGACCCAG GCCTGTGATACTGGACCCTGCTGACCCCACATGGGACGTGGGCAGTGGCACAGCCTGGCACTGGGATGCGCTGGCCCAGGAGGCCCGGACGTGCTGTCACCACCCGTGCTTTTGGGAGGCAGCTGGGAGCCCGGTGCAGCCCTGGGAGGGGCTG ggcctcccacgtgctGGATGCTCCGATTTGGACCACTGTGTCCTGCGAGACTCTGACCAGGGGACCCCTGAAGACAGCAGGAGCCTGGACGATACTGTGTGTCACTGGGCAGGGGACAGTCGGACCGTGAGTCCAGCCCCGGAGCCTGCCGCAGCCGCCAGCACCGCCCCATCGGCCCTGGGCGCAGCCTCGGCCTCTGCCCTGGCCCAGGTCTCTGCCAGGGAGCTGGACCGCTTCATCCAGGACCATCTGCAGCCCAACCCACGGCTCCAGGAGCAGGCCAAGAGGGCCATCGAGGTCCTCCAGCGCTGCCTCCACAAGAACTGTGCCTACAGGCCCTCCAGGGTCATCAAG GGTGGCTCCTTCGGCAGGGGCACAAACCTCCGGGGTGGCTGCGATGTTGAGCTCATCCTCTTCCTCAACTGCTTCACGAACTTCAAGGACCAGGAGCGCCACCGAGGGGAGATCATCAAGGAGATTCGGACACAGCTGGCATCGGGGTGGCAGGACCCAGTCCCTGGGCTGCGCCTGACGTTTCCTGAGCAGAACACACCTGGCACTCTGCAGGTCCAGCTGGTGTCTGCCACCCCAGAGACTTGGGTGAATGTCAGCCTGCTGCCTGCCTTTGATGCCGTGG GGCAGCTCGGAGCGGACACCAAACCTCAGCCCCAGGTGTACACGGCCCTGTTCAACAGCGGCGGCCACGACGGCGAGCACGCGGCCTGCTTCGCAGAGCTGCGCAGGAACTTCGTGAACACGCGACCCGCCAAGCTCAAGAACCTCATCCTACTGGTGAAACACTGGTACCATCAC GTGGCAGCTCAAAATCAAGAGCAGCCAGGCCCCTCTCTGCCCCCAACCTATGCCCTGGAGCTCCTGACCATCTTTGCCTGGGAGCAGGGCTGTAAGAACCACAGTTTCAACATGGCCCAAGGCCTGCGGACTGTTCTGAGGCTGGTCCAGCAGTACCAGGACCTTTGTGTCTACTGGACGGACAACTATGGCACTGAGGACCCAGCCCTGAGAACACACCTTCTTGGCCAGCTTCGGAAACCCAG GCCTCTAATCCTGGATCCTGCTGACCCCACCTGGAACGTGGGCCAAGGCAGCTGGGAGCTGTTGGCCCAGAATGCAGCGGCCCTCGAGACCCAGGCCTGCTGTATGAGTGGGGACAAAACCCCTGTGCCACCCTGGGATGTGCTG CCAGCTCTCCTCCACCAGACCCCAGCCAGGGACCTGGACAAGTTCATCAGCCGGTTTCTCCAGCCCAACCGCCACTTCCTGGCTCAGGTGAACAAAGCTGTCAACACCATCTGCTCGTTCCTGAGGGAAAACTGCTTCCGGAATTCTCCCATCAAAGTGCTCAAGGTGGTCAAG GGTGGCTCTTCAGCCAAAGGCACGGCTCTGCGAGGCCGCTCGGACGCCGACATCGTGGTGTTCCTCAGCTGCTTCACCCAGTTCACTGAGCAGGGGAATAAGCGGGCTGAGATCATCTCTGAGATCCGGGCCCAGCTGGAGGCCTGTCAGCAGGAGCAGCAGTTTGAAGTCAAGTTTGAAATCTCCAAGTGGGAGAACCCCCGGGTGCTGAGCTTCTCCTTGACATCCCAGACGATGCTGGACCACAGTGTGGACTTTGACGTGCTGCCAGCCTTTGATGCACTAG GCCAGCTGGGGGCGGGCTCCAGGCCCCCCAGCGCACAGGTCTACAGGGACCTCATCCGCAGCTACCACTGCGCCGGCGAGTTCTCCACCTGCTTCACGGAGCTGCAGCGCGACTTCATCGTCTCCCGCCCCACCAAGCTCAAAAGCCTGATCCGGCTGGTGAAGTACTGGTACCGGCAGGTCCAG GGCCACAAGATGCCCAAGGGGAAAGGCTCCCTGCCCCCCCAGCACGGGCTGGAGCTCCTGACCGTGTACGCCTGGGAGCAGGGCGGCCGGGACCCCCAGTTCGGGATGGCCGAGGGCTTCCGCACGGTCCTGGAGCTCATCACGCAGTACCGCCAGCTCTGCGTCTACTGGACTGTCAACTACAGCGCCGAGGACGAAACCATCGGGGACTTCCTGAGACAGCAGCTTCAGAAGCCCAG ACCCATCATCCTGGACCCGGCTGACCCGACGGGCAACCTGGGCCACAGCGCCCGCTGGGACCTGCTGGCCAAGGAAGCCGAGGACTGCATGTCTGCACTGTGCTGCACAGACAGGGACGGCACTGCCATCCGGCCGTGGCCCGTGAGG GCTGCTGTGTGA
- the Oas3 gene encoding 2'-5'-oligoadenylate synthase 3 isoform X2 yields the protein MDVYGTAAAALDRLVTRRLQPPPEFVGAARRALGALDAALRERGGRRGGAGPALRVLKTVKEGSFGRGTALRGGCDSELVIFFGCFESYEDQRGRRAEILQEMQGLLDTWCQDRIPGLRLQFPEQNMPGVLWFQLVSEDLENWMDVKLVPAFDALGTLSPGIKPKPEVYATLLNSGCQGGEHAACFAELRRNFVNTRPVKLKNLILLVKHWFRQVFQEEARSWPLPPVYALELLTIFAWERGCGKDAFSLAQGFRTVLGLIQQYQSLCVFWTVNYSLKDPTVGDFLRRQLERPRPVILDPADPTWDVGSGTAWHWDALAQEARTCCHHPCFWEAAGSPVQPWEGLGLPRAGCSDLDHCVLRDSDQGTPEDSRSLDDTVCHWAGDSRTVSPAPEPAAAASTAPSALGAASASALAQVSARELDRFIQDHLQPNPRLQEQAKRAIEVLQRCLHKNCAYRPSRVIKGGSFGRGTNLRGGCDVELILFLNCFTNFKDQERHRGEIIKEIRTQLASGWQDPVPGLRLTFPEQNTPGTLQVQLVSATPETWVNVSLLPAFDAVGQLGADTKPQPQVYTALFNSGGHDGEHAACFAELRRNFVNTRPAKLKNLILLVKHWYHHVAAQNQEQPGPSLPPTYALELLTIFAWEQGCKNHSFNMAQGLRTVLRLVQQYQDLCVYWTDNYGTEDPALRTHLLGQLRKPRPLILDPADPTWNVGQGSWELLAQNAAALETQACCMSGDKTPVPPWDVLPALLHQTPARDLDKFISRFLQPNRHFLAQVNKAVNTICSFLRENCFRNSPIKVLKVVKGGSSAKGTALRGRSDADIVVFLSCFTQFTEQGNKRAEIISEIRAQLEACQQEQQFEVKFEISKWENPRVLSFSLTSQTMLDHSVDFDVLPAFDALAGGGLQAPQRTGLQGPHPQLPLRRRVLHLLHGAAARLHRLPPHQAQKPDPAGEVLVPAGPGPQDAQGERLPAPPARAGAPDRVRLGAGRPGPPVRDGRGLPHGPGAHHAVPPALRLLDCQLQRRGRNHRGLPETAASEAQTHHPGPG from the exons ATGGACGTGTACGGCACCGCGGCTGCCGCGCTCGACCGGCTGGTGACCCGCCGCCTGCAGCCGCCGCCCGAGTTCGTGGGGGCTGCGCGGCGCGCGCTGGGCGCCCTGGACGCTGCCCTCAGGGAGCGCGGGGGCCGCCGAGGGGGCGCCGGGCCGGCGCTGCGGGTGCTGAAGACCGTCAAG GAAGGCTCCTTTGGCCGGGGCACAGCTCTCAGGGGTGGCTGCGACTCTGAACTTGTCATCTTCTTTGGCTGCTTCGAAAGCTATGAGGACCAGAGGGGCCGTCGTGCGGAGATCCTCCAGGAGATGCAGGGGCTGCTGGACACTTGGTGTCAAGACCGCATCCCGGGCCTGCGCCTCCAGTTTCCTGAGCAGAACATGCCCGGGGTCTTGTGGTTCCAGCTGGTATCGGAGGATCTTGAAAACTGGATGGATGTCAAACTGGTGCCTGCCTTTGACGCCCTGG GGACGCTGAGTCCTGGAATCAAACCCAAACCTGAGGTCTATGCAACCCTCCTCAACAGTGGCTGCCAGGGGGGTGAGCACGCGGCCTGCTTTGCTGAGCTGCGGAGGAACTTTGTGAACACTCGCCCGGTCAAACTCAAGAACCTGATCCTGCTTGTGAAGCACTGGTTCCGCCAG GTGTTCCAGGAGGAGGCCAGGAGCTGGCCGCTGCCCCCGGTCTACGCCCTGGAGCTGCTGACCATCTTCGCCTGGGAGCGGGGCTGTGGGAAGGACGCCTTCAGCCTGGCCCAAGGGTTCCGGACCGTCCTGGGCCTGATCCAGCAGTACCAGAGCCTGTGTGTTTTCTGGACCGTCAACTACAGCCTCAAGGACCCTACAGTCGGGGATTTCTTGCGGAGGCAGCTGGAGAGACCCAG GCCTGTGATACTGGACCCTGCTGACCCCACATGGGACGTGGGCAGTGGCACAGCCTGGCACTGGGATGCGCTGGCCCAGGAGGCCCGGACGTGCTGTCACCACCCGTGCTTTTGGGAGGCAGCTGGGAGCCCGGTGCAGCCCTGGGAGGGGCTG ggcctcccacgtgctGGATGCTCCGATTTGGACCACTGTGTCCTGCGAGACTCTGACCAGGGGACCCCTGAAGACAGCAGGAGCCTGGACGATACTGTGTGTCACTGGGCAGGGGACAGTCGGACCGTGAGTCCAGCCCCGGAGCCTGCCGCAGCCGCCAGCACCGCCCCATCGGCCCTGGGCGCAGCCTCGGCCTCTGCCCTGGCCCAGGTCTCTGCCAGGGAGCTGGACCGCTTCATCCAGGACCATCTGCAGCCCAACCCACGGCTCCAGGAGCAGGCCAAGAGGGCCATCGAGGTCCTCCAGCGCTGCCTCCACAAGAACTGTGCCTACAGGCCCTCCAGGGTCATCAAG GGTGGCTCCTTCGGCAGGGGCACAAACCTCCGGGGTGGCTGCGATGTTGAGCTCATCCTCTTCCTCAACTGCTTCACGAACTTCAAGGACCAGGAGCGCCACCGAGGGGAGATCATCAAGGAGATTCGGACACAGCTGGCATCGGGGTGGCAGGACCCAGTCCCTGGGCTGCGCCTGACGTTTCCTGAGCAGAACACACCTGGCACTCTGCAGGTCCAGCTGGTGTCTGCCACCCCAGAGACTTGGGTGAATGTCAGCCTGCTGCCTGCCTTTGATGCCGTGG GGCAGCTCGGAGCGGACACCAAACCTCAGCCCCAGGTGTACACGGCCCTGTTCAACAGCGGCGGCCACGACGGCGAGCACGCGGCCTGCTTCGCAGAGCTGCGCAGGAACTTCGTGAACACGCGACCCGCCAAGCTCAAGAACCTCATCCTACTGGTGAAACACTGGTACCATCAC GTGGCAGCTCAAAATCAAGAGCAGCCAGGCCCCTCTCTGCCCCCAACCTATGCCCTGGAGCTCCTGACCATCTTTGCCTGGGAGCAGGGCTGTAAGAACCACAGTTTCAACATGGCCCAAGGCCTGCGGACTGTTCTGAGGCTGGTCCAGCAGTACCAGGACCTTTGTGTCTACTGGACGGACAACTATGGCACTGAGGACCCAGCCCTGAGAACACACCTTCTTGGCCAGCTTCGGAAACCCAG GCCTCTAATCCTGGATCCTGCTGACCCCACCTGGAACGTGGGCCAAGGCAGCTGGGAGCTGTTGGCCCAGAATGCAGCGGCCCTCGAGACCCAGGCCTGCTGTATGAGTGGGGACAAAACCCCTGTGCCACCCTGGGATGTGCTG CCAGCTCTCCTCCACCAGACCCCAGCCAGGGACCTGGACAAGTTCATCAGCCGGTTTCTCCAGCCCAACCGCCACTTCCTGGCTCAGGTGAACAAAGCTGTCAACACCATCTGCTCGTTCCTGAGGGAAAACTGCTTCCGGAATTCTCCCATCAAAGTGCTCAAGGTGGTCAAG GGTGGCTCTTCAGCCAAAGGCACGGCTCTGCGAGGCCGCTCGGACGCCGACATCGTGGTGTTCCTCAGCTGCTTCACCCAGTTCACTGAGCAGGGGAATAAGCGGGCTGAGATCATCTCTGAGATCCGGGCCCAGCTGGAGGCCTGTCAGCAGGAGCAGCAGTTTGAAGTCAAGTTTGAAATCTCCAAGTGGGAGAACCCCCGGGTGCTGAGCTTCTCCTTGACATCCCAGACGATGCTGGACCACAGTGTGGACTTTGACGTGCTGCCAGCCTTTGATGCACTAG CTGGGGGCGGGCTCCAGGCCCCCCAGCGCACAGGTCTACAGGGACCTCATCCGCAGCTACCACTGCGCCGGCGAGTTCTCCACCTGCTTCACGGAGCTGCAGCGCGACTTCATCGTCTCCCGCCCCACCAAGCTCAAAAGCCTGATCCGGCTGGTGAAGTACTGGTACCGGCAGGTCCAG GGCCACAAGATGCCCAAGGGGAAAGGCTCCCTGCCCCCCCAGCACGGGCTGGAGCTCCTGACCGTGTACGCCTGGGAGCAGGGCGGCCGGGACCCCCAGTTCGGGATGGCCGAGGGCTTCCGCACGGTCCTGGAGCTCATCACGCAGTACCGCCAGCTCTGCGTCTACTGGACTGTCAACTACAGCGCCGAGGACGAAACCATCGGGGACTTCCTGAGACAGCAGCTTCAGAAGCCCAG ACCCATCATCCTGGACCCGGCTGA